A region from the uncultured Stenotrophomonas sp. genome encodes:
- the cysJ gene encoding sulfite reductase, alpha subunit, flavoprotein (Evidence 2a : Function of homologous gene experimentally demonstrated in an other organism; PubMedId : 10455035, 10860732, 10984484, 11888295, 2550423, 2670946, 7589518, 7657631, 9153434, 9558350, 9618257; Product type e : enzyme): MTAAAATVPPSPLPEDRRVLLTRLVDDLDGNSLWWLSGFAAGLAQGHPPPSLALVQPAQPATQAAGRLTIVYGSQTGNARRSAEQLAAESEAAGLSVRLLRADAYPTRELAGERLLYVVISTQGEGDPPDDAIGLVEFLNGRRAPKLPELKYAVLGLGDSSYADFCGIGRKLDARLAELGAQRLQPLGEADLDIDTVATPWRAKALADARETLGNAATPAASNVTPLRHGQASAWSAQHPFNAELLSLQLVSGRDFKGPAFAVQAGIDKRVHHLELSLEGSGLQYEPGDALGIIHRNPPRLVDAVLAATGLDGDATVEHDGHARPLAQWLAEHRELTRISRPLLATVAERGGNAELAGLLEPARAGELAAVFGDHQLVDVLHRWPADWDAAALVAALRPAAHRLYSIASSRKRVGDEVHLTVDELAYAAHGRDHLGAASGFLAALEEGAPVPVFVEPNERFRVPADASRDIIMVGPGTGVAPFRGFVQERAESGAAGRNWLFFGARHFNSEFLYQVEWQEALQKKELHRLDLAFSRDQREKIYVQQRLREQGRELYDWLQNGAHFYVCGAIGMGKDVHAALLEVVTTHNGGDAEAAAEYLSSLQREGRYARDVY, encoded by the coding sequence ATGACCGCCGCCGCTGCCACCGTGCCCCCCAGCCCCCTGCCTGAAGACCGCCGGGTCCTGCTGACGCGCCTGGTGGACGACCTGGACGGCAACAGCCTGTGGTGGCTGTCCGGCTTCGCCGCCGGACTGGCTCAAGGCCACCCGCCGCCGTCGCTGGCGCTGGTCCAGCCCGCCCAGCCGGCCACCCAGGCCGCAGGGCGGCTGACCATCGTCTACGGCAGCCAGACCGGCAACGCGCGCCGCAGCGCCGAACAGCTGGCCGCCGAGAGCGAAGCCGCCGGCCTGTCGGTGCGCCTGCTGCGCGCCGATGCCTACCCCACCCGCGAGCTGGCCGGCGAGCGCCTGCTCTACGTCGTCATCAGTACCCAGGGCGAAGGCGACCCGCCGGACGACGCCATCGGCCTCGTCGAATTCCTCAACGGCCGGCGCGCGCCCAAGCTGCCGGAGTTGAAGTACGCGGTGCTGGGCCTGGGCGATTCCAGCTACGCCGATTTCTGCGGCATCGGCCGCAAGCTGGATGCGCGGCTGGCCGAACTCGGCGCCCAGCGCCTGCAGCCGCTGGGCGAAGCCGACCTCGACATCGACACCGTGGCCACGCCGTGGCGCGCCAAGGCACTGGCCGACGCCCGCGAGACGCTGGGCAACGCCGCCACGCCCGCCGCCAGCAACGTCACCCCGCTGCGCCATGGCCAGGCCAGTGCATGGAGCGCACAGCATCCGTTCAACGCCGAGCTGCTGTCGCTGCAGCTGGTCAGCGGCCGCGACTTCAAGGGCCCGGCGTTCGCCGTCCAGGCCGGCATCGACAAGCGCGTGCACCACCTCGAGCTGTCGCTGGAAGGCAGCGGCCTGCAATACGAACCGGGCGACGCGCTGGGCATCATCCACCGCAACCCGCCGCGGCTGGTCGACGCCGTCCTCGCCGCCACCGGGCTCGATGGCGACGCCACGGTCGAGCACGACGGCCACGCGCGGCCGCTGGCGCAATGGCTGGCCGAACACCGCGAACTGACCCGCATCTCGCGCCCGTTGCTGGCCACCGTGGCCGAGCGCGGCGGCAACGCCGAGCTGGCGGGGCTGCTGGAACCGGCACGCGCCGGCGAACTGGCTGCGGTGTTCGGCGACCACCAGCTGGTCGATGTGCTGCATCGCTGGCCGGCAGACTGGGACGCCGCCGCGCTGGTGGCGGCGCTGCGCCCGGCCGCGCACCGCCTGTATTCCATCGCCTCCAGCCGCAAGCGCGTGGGCGATGAAGTGCACCTGACGGTGGACGAGCTGGCCTACGCCGCGCACGGCCGCGACCACCTCGGCGCCGCCAGCGGTTTCCTTGCGGCGTTGGAAGAAGGTGCGCCGGTACCGGTGTTCGTCGAGCCGAACGAGCGTTTCCGGGTGCCGGCCGACGCCAGCCGCGACATCATCATGGTCGGCCCCGGCACCGGCGTGGCGCCGTTCCGCGGCTTCGTGCAGGAGCGTGCCGAAAGCGGCGCGGCGGGCCGCAACTGGCTGTTCTTCGGCGCGCGCCACTTCAACAGCGAGTTCCTCTATCAGGTCGAGTGGCAGGAAGCCCTGCAGAAGAAGGAGCTGCACCGCCTCGACCTGGCCTTCTCCCGCGACCAGCGCGAAAAGATCTACGTGCAGCAACGCCTGCGCGAGCAGGGCCGCGAACTGTACGACTGGCTGCAGAACGGCGCGCACTTCTACGTGTGCGGCGCCATCGGCATGGGCAAGGACGTGCATGCCGCACTGCTGGAAGTCGTCACCACCCACAACGGCGGTGACGCCGAGGCGGCGGCCGAGTACCTCTCCAGCCTGCAGCGCGAAGGCCGCTACGCCCGCGACGTGTACTGA